A genomic region of Xanthomonas fragariae contains the following coding sequences:
- a CDS encoding aminoglycoside phosphotransferase family protein: protein MTSLLPETARDALRLQWARDSLNDPQATLQRASVDAGFRSYWRTQEHGADRILMDAPPELENVVPWLRMHALLGEHGVRVPQVLAQDLETGFLLLEDLGVPTLAQVLTDANADELLDGAIGQLLLLQRIPPPADSSVFGKALLQRDASLFEEWFLGRHLGLQLECEDAEQLHVVQRRLMDNALAQPRVFTHRDFMPRNLMPVSDGPAVLDFQDCAIGPIAYDPISLFKDTSVSWPIARVDGWLKRYHARAAAAGLPVPPLAQFLRDADWMGVQRHLKNLGIFSRLSHRDGKHWYLDNVPRFIAYLDEVLPRYTELAPLADLLDDLVKPALTACQAQAGV from the coding sequence ATGACGTCATTGCTTCCAGAGACCGCGCGCGACGCGCTTCGCCTGCAGTGGGCGCGGGACTCCCTCAATGATCCCCAGGCCACGCTGCAACGCGCTTCCGTCGACGCCGGGTTTCGCAGCTATTGGCGTACTCAAGAGCACGGCGCGGATCGCATCTTGATGGATGCCCCGCCGGAGCTGGAAAACGTCGTGCCGTGGTTGCGCATGCATGCATTGTTGGGCGAGCACGGCGTACGTGTGCCGCAGGTGCTTGCACAAGATCTTGAAACAGGATTTCTGCTGCTGGAAGACCTCGGCGTGCCGACGTTGGCCCAGGTGCTGACCGATGCCAATGCCGACGAACTGCTGGATGGCGCGATCGGTCAATTGCTGCTGCTGCAGCGCATTCCACCACCTGCCGACAGCAGCGTGTTTGGCAAGGCGCTGCTGCAACGCGATGCAAGTCTGTTTGAAGAATGGTTTCTTGGTCGCCACCTTGGCCTGCAGCTGGAATGCGAGGATGCCGAGCAACTGCACGTGGTACAGCGCCGTTTGATGGACAACGCGTTGGCGCAGCCGCGCGTGTTCACCCATCGCGATTTCATGCCGCGCAATCTGATGCCAGTGAGCGACGGGCCAGCGGTGCTGGATTTTCAGGATTGCGCGATCGGCCCGATCGCCTACGACCCGATCAGCTTGTTCAAGGACACCTCGGTGAGCTGGCCGATCGCACGTGTGGATGGTTGGCTGAAGCGCTATCACGCACGTGCCGCAGCGGCCGGATTGCCGGTACCGCCGCTGGCACAATTCCTGCGCGATGCGGACTGGATGGGCGTGCAGCGGCATCTCAAAAATCTCGGCATCTTCTCGCGGCTAAGCCATCGCGATGGCAAGCATTGGTATCTTGATAACGTGCCGCGCTTTATAGCTTATCTGGATGAAGTGTTGCCGCGCTACACCGAGCTGGCACCGCTGGCAGATCTACTGGATGACCTGGTCAAACCTGCCTTGACCGCATGCCAGGCACAGGCGGGCGTATGA
- the murU gene encoding N-acetylmuramate alpha-1-phosphate uridylyltransferase MurU, whose protein sequence is MKALIFAAGFGERMRPLTEHTPKPLLPVGGTPLIVWHLRKMAALGVDEVVINTSWLAEQFAQVLGDGSTFGLRLTYSYEGAAPLETGGGMLHALPLLGDAPFLLVNGDIWTDFDFAHLSSAPAGLAQLVLVDRPAYAARADFALDADGTVRADLPATHTYAGIGIYRPGLLRDWHSAIGPLPEQNSTPPRFPLAPILRAQMVVGLIEGIHHAGRWTDVGTPQRLAELDMHLLGTRR, encoded by the coding sequence ATGAAGGCGCTGATCTTCGCGGCCGGGTTTGGCGAGCGCATGCGTCCGTTGACCGAACATACGCCCAAGCCGTTGTTGCCGGTCGGCGGCACGCCGCTGATCGTCTGGCATCTGCGCAAAATGGCGGCATTGGGCGTGGACGAGGTGGTGATCAACACCTCGTGGCTGGCGGAGCAGTTTGCGCAGGTGCTGGGAGACGGCAGTACGTTCGGCCTGCGCCTGACCTATTCCTACGAAGGCGCCGCACCACTGGAAACCGGTGGCGGTATGTTGCATGCGTTGCCGCTGCTGGGCGATGCGCCGTTCCTGTTGGTCAATGGCGATATCTGGACCGACTTCGATTTCGCGCATCTGTCCAGCGCACCGGCAGGTTTGGCGCAACTGGTGCTGGTCGATCGCCCTGCATACGCAGCGCGCGCAGACTTTGCGCTGGACGCCGACGGCACCGTCCGCGCCGATCTGCCTGCCACGCACACCTACGCTGGCATCGGCATCTATCGGCCCGGGTTGCTACGCGACTGGCACTCGGCGATTGGCCCACTGCCAGAGCAGAACAGCACGCCGCCACGGTTTCCGCTGGCACCGATCTTGCGCGCGCAAATGGTGGTGGGCCTGATCGAGGGCATCCACCATGCTGGCCGCTGGACTGATGTAGGCACACCGCAGCGGCTGGCGGAGCTGGACATGCATTTGCTTGGCACACGCCGCTGA
- a CDS encoding M20 family metallopeptidase, producing the protein MDSAKIEQFISDTWDREIVPKLVDYIRIPNKSPMFDADWVAHGYMEQAVVLMETWARAQAIDGMQVDVVRLDGRTPLIFIEIPATGPESGDDTVLLYGHLDKQPEMTGWDADLGPWEPVLRDDKLYGRGGADDGYAIFGSLTAVLALRTQGLPHARCVVLIEACEESGSDDLPAYVDHLAARIGKPSLVVCLDSGCGNYEQLWCTTSLRGLTGGNLSVKVLEEGVHSGDASGVVPSSFRLLRQLLSRIEDEASGRILLEGLHVKVPAERLTQAKAAAATLDTAIFDKFPMVEGLVPMHEDLTELVLNRTWRPALSITGVDCMPPLASAGNVLRPQTAVKLSLRLPPSADGKACGELLKEALLRDPPNGAQVTLDLEKASSGWNAPAMTPWLEKAIDDASQAFFDKPAMYMGEGGSIPFIGMLGEKFPGAQFMITGVLGPHSNAHGPNEFLHIPMGKRVTACVSKVIPEHHAACLRGETSGSPVAADSGTRHGGHGCC; encoded by the coding sequence ATGGACAGCGCCAAAATCGAGCAATTCATCAGCGACACCTGGGACCGCGAGATCGTCCCGAAATTGGTCGATTACATCCGCATTCCCAACAAGTCGCCGATGTTCGACGCCGATTGGGTGGCACACGGCTACATGGAACAGGCGGTCGTGTTGATGGAGACCTGGGCGCGCGCGCAGGCCATCGACGGCATGCAGGTCGACGTGGTGCGCCTGGACGGCCGCACGCCGCTGATCTTTATCGAGATCCCGGCCACCGGCCCGGAATCGGGCGACGACACCGTATTGCTCTACGGCCACCTGGACAAGCAGCCGGAGATGACCGGCTGGGACGCCGATCTAGGCCCCTGGGAGCCGGTGCTGCGCGACGACAAGTTGTATGGGCGCGGTGGCGCAGACGACGGCTACGCGATCTTCGGCTCGCTGACGGCAGTGCTGGCGCTGCGCACCCAGGGCCTGCCGCATGCGCGTTGCGTGGTGTTGATCGAAGCCTGCGAGGAATCCGGCAGCGACGACCTGCCCGCCTATGTGGACCACTTGGCCGCGCGTATCGGCAAGCCGTCGCTGGTAGTATGTCTGGATTCGGGCTGCGGCAACTACGAACAACTGTGGTGCACGACCTCGCTGCGCGGTCTGACCGGCGGCAATTTAAGCGTGAAGGTGCTAGAAGAAGGTGTGCATTCCGGCGATGCCTCGGGCGTGGTGCCGTCCAGCTTCCGGCTGCTGCGCCAGTTGCTGTCGCGGATCGAGGACGAGGCCAGCGGGCGCATCCTGCTGGAGGGGCTGCACGTGAAGGTGCCGGCCGAGCGGCTGACGCAAGCCAAGGCGGCGGCGGCGACGCTGGATACCGCCATCTTCGACAAGTTCCCGATGGTCGAGGGCCTGGTCCCGATGCACGAAGACCTCACCGAGCTGGTGTTGAATCGCACCTGGCGCCCGGCATTGTCGATCACAGGTGTGGACTGCATGCCGCCGTTGGCTTCGGCCGGCAATGTACTGCGTCCGCAGACCGCGGTGAAGCTATCGCTGCGTCTGCCGCCCAGCGCCGATGGCAAAGCCTGTGGCGAGCTGCTCAAAGAAGCGCTTCTGCGCGACCCACCGAACGGTGCGCAGGTGACGCTGGACCTGGAGAAGGCCTCCTCCGGTTGGAATGCGCCGGCAATGACGCCATGGCTGGAAAAAGCCATCGACGACGCCAGCCAGGCCTTCTTCGACAAGCCGGCGATGTATATGGGCGAAGGTGGCTCGATCCCGTTCATAGGCATGCTCGGCGAGAAATTCCCCGGCGCGCAGTTCATGATCACCGGCGTGCTCGGCCCGCATTCCAATGCGCACGGCCCGAACGAGTTTCTACACATCCCGATGGGCAAGCGCGTGACTGCGTGCGTGTCCAAGGTGATCCCCGAACATCACGCAGCCTGCCTGCGCGGCGAAACCAGCGGCTCGCCGGTGGCTGCCGACAGCGGTACGCGACATGGCGGGCATGGTTGCTGCTGA
- the purN gene encoding phosphoribosylglycinamide formyltransferase has protein sequence MRAADSHLRLAVLASGRGSNLHAIVDAIASGRLQAEVVGVFSDRPRAPALQKVDQARRWSASPRNFADRAAFDAALGDAIAAVQPDWVICAGYMRILGEPLVRRFAGRILNIHPSLLPKYRGLHTHARALEAGDVEHGASVHLVVPELDAGMVIAQARVPVLPEDSAEQLAARVLAREHPLLLATLDLLASGRVVVQGDRVHIDGQCLFTPLRLESANTALV, from the coding sequence ATGCGCGCCGCTGACTCCCACTTGCGCCTGGCCGTCCTGGCCTCGGGCCGCGGCAGCAATCTGCATGCCATTGTCGATGCGATCGCCAGCGGTCGGCTGCAGGCCGAGGTGGTCGGGGTGTTTTCCGATCGCCCGCGGGCGCCGGCCTTGCAGAAGGTGGACCAAGCACGCCGCTGGAGCGCCAGCCCGCGCAACTTCGCCGATCGCGCTGCCTTCGATGCCGCGCTGGGCGATGCGATTGCCGCAGTGCAGCCGGATTGGGTGATCTGCGCCGGCTACATGCGCATCCTCGGCGAGCCGCTGGTGCGGCGCTTCGCCGGGCGCATACTCAATATCCACCCATCACTGCTGCCCAAATACCGCGGCCTGCACACGCACGCCCGCGCGCTGGAAGCCGGCGATGTCGAACATGGCGCTAGCGTGCATCTGGTGGTACCGGAACTGGATGCGGGCATGGTGATCGCGCAGGCCCGCGTGCCGGTGCTGCCCGAGGACAGCGCCGAGCAGCTGGCCGCGCGCGTGCTGGCCCGCGAGCATCCGCTGTTGCTGGCCACGCTGGACCTGCTCGCCAGCGGCCGCGTCGTCGTCCAAGGCGACCGCGTCCACATCGACGGTCAGTGCCTGTTTACGCCACTGCGACTAGAGTCCGCAAACACCGCGCTCGTCTGA
- a CDS encoding AI-2E family transporter — protein MTLTPEAEIALFLRRLKWTAVMVGVLWVLWMLAPILTPFVLALLLAWLGDPLVDRIERAGRSRNIAVVLVFVLALLLFVLALMILVPMIERQIMTLIDALPQMRNWAISTAIPWLEAKTGVELMGWLDPERLINWIRSHWEQAGGAAKTFFGYVQRSGFAMVTWVINLALLPILAFYFLRDWDRLVERVAAVIPRGCIGTVSRLAQESNDVLGGFIRGQFLVMLALGAIYATGLSIIGLNLGLLIGIIAGFISFIPYLGATTGIVLALLAAIVQAQGLDLKLLIGVGVVFTVGQLLESYALTPRIVGDKIGLHPVAVIFAVMAGGQLFGFLGMLLALPVAAVGNVLLRYAHEQYTQSDLYAGERAGIVTQSNNERSVIIEPGKDADRL, from the coding sequence ATGACTTTGACTCCCGAAGCCGAGATCGCCTTGTTCCTGCGTCGTCTTAAATGGACGGCGGTGATGGTGGGCGTACTGTGGGTGCTATGGATGCTGGCGCCGATCCTGACGCCCTTCGTGCTTGCCCTGCTGCTGGCGTGGCTGGGCGACCCGCTGGTAGACCGCATCGAGCGCGCCGGGCGCTCGCGTAACATCGCCGTGGTTTTGGTATTCGTGCTGGCGCTGCTGCTGTTCGTGCTGGCACTGATGATTCTGGTGCCGATGATCGAGCGCCAGATCATGACCTTGATCGACGCGCTGCCGCAGATGCGCAACTGGGCGATCAGTACCGCCATTCCATGGCTGGAGGCCAAGACCGGCGTCGAGCTGATGGGCTGGCTGGACCCGGAGCGGCTGATCAACTGGATCCGCAGCCACTGGGAACAGGCCGGCGGCGCCGCCAAGACCTTCTTCGGTTACGTGCAGCGTTCGGGCTTTGCGATGGTGACCTGGGTGATCAACCTGGCGCTACTGCCGATCCTGGCGTTCTACTTCCTGCGCGACTGGGACCGGCTGGTCGAGCGTGTAGCTGCAGTCATCCCGCGGGGCTGCATCGGCACCGTGAGCCGGCTGGCACAAGAGTCCAACGACGTGCTCGGCGGCTTCATCCGCGGCCAGTTCCTGGTGATGCTGGCCCTGGGTGCGATCTACGCGACTGGCCTTTCCATCATCGGCCTCAACCTGGGGCTGTTGATCGGCATTATTGCCGGCTTCATCAGCTTCATTCCGTATCTGGGGGCGACTACCGGCATCGTGCTCGCGCTGCTGGCCGCGATCGTGCAGGCGCAAGGGTTGGATCTGAAACTGCTGATCGGTGTGGGCGTGGTGTTTACGGTGGGGCAGTTGCTGGAAAGCTATGCCCTCACCCCACGCATCGTCGGCGATAAGATCGGCCTGCATCCGGTGGCAGTGATTTTTGCAGTAATGGCCGGGGGCCAGTTGTTCGGCTTCCTCGGCATGTTGCTGGCGTTGCCGGTGGCGGCGGTGGGCAACGTGCTGCTGCGTTATGCGCATGAGCAGTACACCCAAAGCGATCTTTATGCGGGCGAACGTGCCGGTATCGTGACTCAGTCCAATAACGAGCGCAGCGTGATCATCGAGCCCGGCAAGGACGCGGATCGGTTGTGA
- the hda gene encoding DnaA regulatory inactivator Hda → MTVPQLPLALRSPSDQRLDSYIAAPEGLLAQLQALATGQASDWLYLSGPAGTGKTHLALALCAAAEQAGRTPAYLPLYAAAGRLRDALQALEGRSLVALDGVERIAGQRDDEVALFDFHNRARAADITLLYTACQMPDGLALVLPDLRSRLSQCIRISLPVLDDAARAAVLRDRAQRRGLALDEAAIGWLLTHSERELAALVTLLDRLDRESLAAKRRITVPFLRRVLEGRGS, encoded by the coding sequence GTGACCGTTCCGCAGTTGCCGCTGGCGTTGCGCTCGCCCTCCGATCAGCGTTTGGATAGTTACATTGCTGCGCCCGAGGGCCTGCTTGCACAATTGCAGGCCTTGGCCACCGGGCAGGCGAGCGACTGGCTGTATCTGTCCGGCCCGGCCGGTACCGGGAAGACGCATCTGGCGTTGGCGTTGTGCGCAGCGGCCGAGCAGGCCGGACGTACGCCGGCGTATCTGCCGCTGTACGCCGCGGCAGGCCGATTGCGCGATGCACTCCAAGCGCTGGAAGGTCGCAGCCTGGTTGCACTGGATGGCGTGGAACGCATTGCCGGGCAGCGCGACGATGAAGTCGCCTTGTTCGACTTCCATAACCGCGCCCGCGCCGCCGACATTACCTTGTTGTACACCGCATGTCAGATGCCCGACGGGCTTGCCTTAGTGTTGCCGGACCTGCGCTCGCGGCTGTCGCAGTGCATCCGCATCAGCTTGCCGGTGCTGGACGATGCGGCGCGCGCCGCCGTATTGCGCGACCGCGCGCAGCGGCGTGGGTTGGCCTTGGACGAAGCGGCAATCGGCTGGCTGCTGACCCACAGCGAGCGCGAACTGGCCGCACTGGTGACCTTGTTGGATCGATTGGATCGCGAATCGCTTGCCGCAAAACGTCGCATCACCGTGCCGTTCTTGCGGCGCGTGCTCGAGGGTCGTGGGTCTTAA
- a CDS encoding tetratricopeptide repeat protein produces MSEPARNTAQLIDLLRTQPEQALVVLHKAVAGQTDPNVDAQLLLAQIYAEGRGIPVDPATAMLWYEVAANAGHPEAMNQLGRCHELGFGTVCNEMLAVLWYRRAAEHGLDWGMYNLAHLYASGRGVAQDHAQALALYRSAAERGHAKSMNFLARYLDQGLACDADPAAARDWYRRSAEAGDFRGQASYATLLADAGDLDQAERWMRRAIASGHAGFLQQLVPLLTNANHPRLRALLREVTATSPRF; encoded by the coding sequence ATGTCTGAGCCAGCAAGGAACACCGCACAGCTGATCGACTTGCTGCGCACGCAACCTGAGCAAGCACTCGTAGTGCTGCACAAGGCTGTTGCGGGCCAGACTGATCCAAATGTGGATGCACAACTGCTGCTCGCGCAGATCTACGCAGAAGGACGCGGCATTCCCGTAGATCCGGCCACGGCGATGCTGTGGTACGAAGTTGCCGCCAATGCGGGGCATCCGGAAGCGATGAATCAGCTCGGGCGTTGCCACGAACTCGGCTTCGGCACCGTATGCAACGAAATGCTGGCAGTGCTTTGGTATCGCCGCGCCGCCGAGCATGGGCTGGACTGGGGCATGTACAACCTTGCACATCTGTACGCCTCCGGGCGCGGCGTAGCGCAAGACCACGCACAGGCGTTGGCCTTGTATCGCAGCGCCGCCGAACGCGGGCATGCCAAGTCGATGAACTTCCTCGCGCGCTATCTCGACCAAGGCCTGGCCTGCGATGCCGATCCAGCTGCTGCGCGCGATTGGTATCGCCGCTCCGCAGAAGCAGGCGATTTTCGCGGCCAGGCCAGCTATGCCACCTTGCTTGCAGATGCTGGCGACCTCGATCAGGCCGAGCGATGGATGCGGCGTGCAATCGCAAGCGGACACGCAGGCTTCCTGCAACAACTCGTGCCGCTGCTGACCAATGCCAATCACCCGCGCCTGCGTGCCTTGCTGCGTGAGGTGACTGCGACGTCCCCCCGATTTTGA
- a CDS encoding HutD/Ves family protein, translating to MQLTDLNSQVIRATDYRRERWRNQLGWTREILRLGNPESWALRLSIAEIEQDAAFSAFPGIDRELVLLHGNGMRLRFGDPDSSVSNSDSGARDVGDGNTNGSSRDRSCQLLPPYQRVRFAGEETVTATLLDGPTQDFNLMWRRDTLHTELLHRPLVGTMLFFADPGSAWVVHLLAGQADFGRETDLPPLAAGDTAWLSASTRTRYALDGGGELLAIRVSPL from the coding sequence ATGCAGCTGACAGACCTGAACAGCCAGGTGATCCGGGCTACCGACTACCGGCGCGAACGATGGCGCAATCAATTGGGCTGGACACGCGAGATCCTGCGGCTTGGCAATCCAGAGTCGTGGGCGCTGCGCTTGTCGATCGCCGAGATCGAGCAGGACGCGGCGTTTTCTGCTTTTCCGGGCATCGACCGCGAGCTGGTGCTCTTGCATGGCAATGGTATGCGGCTGCGGTTCGGCGACCCTGACAGCAGTGTCAGTAATAGCGATAGTGGTGCCAGGGATGTCGGCGACGGGAATACCAATGGAAGCAGCCGTGATCGCAGTTGCCAGTTGCTGCCGCCCTATCAACGGGTTCGGTTCGCTGGCGAAGAAACGGTCACTGCGACGCTGCTCGACGGGCCGACCCAGGATTTCAATCTGATGTGGCGGCGCGACACGCTGCACACTGAACTGCTGCATCGCCCTCTGGTCGGCACCATGCTGTTTTTCGCGGATCCGGGCAGCGCCTGGGTGGTCCATCTGCTTGCAGGCCAGGCCGACTTTGGCCGCGAGACTGATCTGCCGCCGTTGGCGGCCGGCGATACCGCGTGGTTGAGTGCGTCGACGCGGACCCGATACGCGCTCGATGGCGGTGGCGAGTTGCTGGCGATCAGGGTGAGTCCTCTCTAG
- a CDS encoding DUF2066 domain-containing protein: MEPSMRRSLAFFLVLMVVAPMLPAFAQADLRTEGDVAKAQSAYEAEVPVNSQSESDRPGALARALGAVLGKVSGDRSVMSRPGVSQALRNAPDYVENSYYRQDQGTSRTGAPTFGTTLVVRFRQSDVDDLIAALGLPVWPLPRPKPVLWLAIDDGSGPRLVSVGQANAARSVLDRATERGYRLGLPGGAAAEQALAGAIWRKDTAAVSRASAKYSPPMQLIGKLYRNAAGWTADWVFVDNGNVLSSWTSSDGDARRAIAAGADGAADALVKRYAKRVDSGVPGVYRAVITGISSADDYLRVAAALQGVSVVRSIRPVSVNGDRMEVDLELLTGISGLNRMLGNNSPLISLSVPTEGPIILQNEHAEYRLR, translated from the coding sequence ATGGAACCGTCGATGCGCCGCAGTCTCGCTTTCTTTCTCGTCCTCATGGTCGTCGCGCCCATGTTGCCGGCCTTTGCGCAGGCCGATCTGCGCACCGAAGGCGATGTCGCCAAGGCGCAAAGTGCCTATGAGGCCGAAGTGCCGGTCAACAGCCAGAGCGAGTCCGATCGCCCCGGCGCCCTGGCGCGCGCACTGGGTGCGGTGCTGGGCAAGGTCTCCGGCGATCGCAGCGTGATGAGCCGTCCCGGCGTGTCGCAGGCGCTGCGCAATGCGCCCGACTACGTTGAAAACTCCTATTACCGCCAGGATCAGGGCACCTCGCGCACCGGCGCGCCGACCTTCGGCACCACGCTGGTGGTGCGCTTCCGTCAGTCGGATGTGGACGACCTGATCGCTGCATTGGGCCTGCCGGTGTGGCCGCTGCCGCGGCCCAAGCCGGTGCTGTGGTTGGCCATCGACGACGGCAGCGGCCCGCGCCTGGTGAGTGTGGGGCAGGCCAATGCCGCACGCAGTGTGCTGGACCGTGCCACCGAGCGCGGCTACCGGCTCGGCCTGCCGGGCGGTGCGGCCGCGGAGCAGGCGTTGGCCGGCGCGATCTGGCGCAAGGACACCGCTGCGGTATCGCGCGCATCGGCCAAATACAGCCCGCCGATGCAACTGATCGGCAAGCTCTACCGTAATGCGGCCGGCTGGACCGCCGATTGGGTGTTCGTCGACAACGGCAATGTGCTGTCCAGCTGGACCAGCAGCGACGGTGATGCACGTCGCGCGATCGCCGCCGGTGCCGACGGTGCCGCCGATGCGCTGGTCAAGCGCTATGCCAAACGAGTGGATTCGGGCGTGCCCGGTGTCTATCGCGCCGTGATCACCGGCATCAGCAGCGCCGACGACTATCTGCGTGTCGCGGCTGCGCTGCAGGGCGTGTCGGTGGTGCGCAGTATTCGCCCGGTGAGCGTCAATGGCGACCGCATGGAAGTGGATCTGGAGTTGCTCACGGGCATTTCCGGTCTCAACCGTATGCTTGGCAACAACAGTCCGTTGATTTCGCTTTCGGTACCGACCGAGGGTCCGATCATTCTTCAAAACGAGCACGCAGAGTACCGCCTGAGATGA
- the purM gene encoding phosphoribosylformylglycinamidine cyclo-ligase, whose translation MTYRDAGVDIDAGNALVERIKPLVKRSFRPEVMGGLGGFGALFDLSGKYKEPVLVSGTDGVGTKLKLAQQLGRHDTIGIDLVGMCVNDVLVQGAEPLFFLDYFATGKLDVDTATAVVGGIARGCELSGCALIGGETAEMPDMYPPGEYDLAGFTVGAVEKSQLLDGAQVRDGDVLIGIASSGPHSNGYSLIRKIYARAGAPAELVLEDGVKLIDALMAPTELYVKPILALLKSHGETIHAMAHITGGGLTENIIRVIPDGLGLDINAKAWTLPLVFAWLQREGAVADAEMWRTFNCGIGFVLIAAPEQAAALEQALDAQSLAHWRIGKVVPAQGDERVRIG comes from the coding sequence ATGACCTACCGTGACGCGGGTGTCGACATCGATGCCGGCAACGCGTTGGTCGAACGTATCAAGCCGCTGGTCAAGCGCAGCTTCCGGCCTGAGGTGATGGGTGGCCTGGGCGGCTTTGGCGCCTTGTTCGATCTGTCGGGCAAGTACAAGGAGCCGGTGTTGGTGTCCGGCACCGACGGCGTGGGCACCAAGCTCAAGCTCGCCCAGCAATTGGGCCGGCACGACACCATCGGTATCGATCTGGTGGGCATGTGCGTCAACGATGTGCTGGTGCAGGGCGCCGAGCCGCTGTTTTTTCTGGACTACTTCGCCACCGGCAAGCTGGACGTGGACACCGCTACGGCCGTGGTCGGTGGCATCGCGCGCGGCTGCGAACTCTCCGGTTGCGCTCTGATCGGTGGCGAAACCGCCGAAATGCCCGACATGTATCCGCCCGGCGAGTACGACTTGGCCGGCTTTACCGTCGGGGCGGTCGAAAAATCGCAGCTACTGGATGGCGCGCAGGTGCGCGATGGCGACGTGCTGATCGGCATTGCGTCGTCCGGCCCGCATTCCAATGGCTATTCGCTGATCCGCAAGATCTACGCGCGTGCCGGCGCCCCGGCCGAATTGGTGCTGGAGGACGGCGTCAAGCTGATCGACGCGCTCATGGCACCGACCGAGCTGTACGTCAAGCCGATCCTGGCACTGCTCAAATCGCATGGCGAGACGATTCACGCCATGGCGCATATCACCGGCGGCGGGCTGACCGAAAACATCATCCGCGTGATCCCCGACGGGCTGGGCCTGGACATCAACGCAAAAGCCTGGACACTGCCGCTGGTGTTTGCTTGGCTGCAACGCGAAGGCGCGGTAGCCGATGCCGAAATGTGGCGCACCTTCAATTGCGGCATCGGCTTCGTGCTGATCGCCGCGCCCGAGCAGGCGGCCGCGCTGGAACAGGCGCTGGATGCGCAGTCGTTGGCGCATTGGCGCATCGGCAAAGTGGTACCGGCGCAGGGCGATGAGCGCGTGCGCATCGGTTGA
- a CDS encoding GlsB/YeaQ/YmgE family stress response membrane protein, whose protein sequence is MTHLFGSDSWLYIILVGFVVGLLARFITPGTQRLDCLLTSVLGIAGAVVASWFGRYMGWYHAGEPAGFLGALLGAIAILALLRVFSGSKR, encoded by the coding sequence ATGACCCATCTCTTCGGTAGCGACAGCTGGTTGTACATCATTCTGGTCGGTTTTGTGGTCGGGCTGCTGGCCCGCTTCATCACCCCTGGCACGCAGCGCCTGGACTGTCTGCTGACCAGTGTTCTCGGCATCGCCGGCGCGGTGGTCGCCAGTTGGTTCGGCCGCTACATGGGTTGGTACCACGCAGGCGAACCCGCCGGTTTCCTGGGTGCACTACTGGGTGCAATCGCCATCCTCGCGCTGCTGCGGGTGTTCAGCGGTAGCAAGCGCTGA
- a CDS encoding helix-hairpin-helix domain-containing protein, whose amino-acid sequence MLARTITQVTRSVAMKSFTVVLKSLLLALLLSSNAYALDKVDINTASAEELDKVLINVGRSKAEAIVEHRQANGPFKSAEELASVKGIGLKTVERNRDLIEVGATMAPAKKAAKGAAVKPVGRR is encoded by the coding sequence ATGCTGGCTAGGACCATCACCCAAGTCACAAGGAGCGTTGCAATGAAGTCATTTACCGTAGTCCTGAAGTCCCTGCTACTGGCGTTGCTGTTGTCCTCGAATGCGTATGCACTCGACAAGGTCGATATCAACACCGCGTCTGCTGAGGAATTGGACAAGGTGCTGATAAATGTCGGGCGATCAAAAGCCGAGGCAATTGTCGAGCACCGTCAGGCAAACGGTCCCTTCAAAAGTGCCGAGGAACTGGCATCGGTCAAGGGCATCGGACTCAAAACGGTCGAACGGAATCGTGACCTGATCGAAGTAGGAGCCACGATGGCTCCCGCCAAGAAGGCTGCCAAGGGGGCGGCTGTGAAACCGGTGGGACGGCGTTAA